Proteins encoded by one window of Lacipirellulaceae bacterium:
- the panB gene encoding 3-methyl-2-oxobutanoate hydroxymethyltransferase: MPKDQKNSKPRRITVPKFSSYKQKGEKLSMITAYDYTMGRLVDAAGVEGVLVGDSMSMVVQGHENTLPVTLDEMIYHAEMVGRAVERALVVVDMPFPSYHLGVHKAIENAGRILKETRCQAVKLEGGVEQAEVISALVKAGIPVMAHCGLRPQNVHQLGGYRVQRDEAALLHDARAAAEAGAFAMVLECIPSSVAKKITELVDIPTIGIGAGPDCDGQVLVLNDVLGLANDYVPRFVKSYANLGETITDAVKQYRDEVRGGQFPSDQHEYE, translated from the coding sequence ATGCCCAAAGATCAAAAAAACAGCAAGCCACGGCGTATTACCGTCCCGAAATTCTCGTCCTATAAGCAGAAAGGCGAGAAGCTCTCGATGATTACCGCCTACGACTACACGATGGGTCGCCTCGTCGATGCCGCGGGGGTCGAGGGCGTGCTGGTCGGCGATTCGATGTCGATGGTCGTCCAAGGACACGAAAATACACTGCCGGTCACGCTCGATGAGATGATCTATCACGCCGAGATGGTCGGTCGTGCGGTAGAACGGGCGCTCGTCGTCGTCGACATGCCGTTCCCGAGCTATCACCTTGGCGTCCATAAAGCGATCGAAAACGCCGGACGGATCCTCAAAGAGACGCGCTGCCAAGCCGTGAAGCTCGAGGGGGGAGTGGAGCAGGCGGAAGTGATCTCAGCGCTGGTCAAAGCGGGCATCCCCGTGATGGCCCACTGCGGCCTGCGACCGCAAAACGTTCATCAACTCGGCGGTTATCGAGTCCAACGAGATGAAGCGGCTCTCCTACACGATGCCAGAGCCGCCGCTGAGGCGGGCGCTTTCGCGATGGTGCTGGAGTGCATTCCCTCAAGCGTCGCCAAGAAGATCACCGAACTGGTCGACATCCCCACCATCGGGATCGGAGCCGGCCCCGACTGCGATGGTCAGGTGCTTGTGCTGAATGATGTACTCGGCTTGGCAAATGATTACGTGCCGCGGTTTGTGAAGAGCTACGCGAATCTAGGGGAGACGATTACCGACGCCGTGAAGCAATATCGGGACGAAGTTCGGGGCGGTCAGTTTCCAAGTGACCAACACGAGTACGAATAA
- a CDS encoding RidA family protein has protein sequence MSDINVTVTERFGRQCASSGSAWEPKMGYSRAVRSGNMLAVTGTVGVNADGTYSDSLAEQTRRSLDIIKAAVESLGGKLEQVYRTRMYVTDVSRWEEVAGVHGEVFGEIRPATTIVEVTRLIDDAALIEIEADALVE, from the coding sequence ATGTCTGATATCAACGTCACCGTCACCGAACGTTTCGGTCGTCAATGCGCAAGCAGCGGTTCTGCGTGGGAACCCAAAATGGGCTACAGTCGCGCCGTGCGTTCTGGGAACATGCTTGCTGTCACGGGTACCGTGGGTGTCAATGCCGACGGTACCTACTCGGACTCCCTCGCCGAGCAAACGCGCCGCTCGCTTGACATCATCAAAGCTGCGGTCGAGTCGCTGGGAGGAAAACTCGAACAGGTCTATCGCACCCGCATGTACGTGACTGACGTGAGCCGCTGGGAAGAAGTCGCAGGTGTCCACGGCGAAGTCTTCGGCGAAATCCGCCCCGCGACCACCATCGTGGAAGTCACGCGATTGATTGACGACGCGGCGTTGATTGAAATTGAGGCCGATGCGCTGGTGGAGTGA
- a CDS encoding PSD1 and planctomycete cytochrome C domain-containing protein has protein sequence MTVRANDALEFFEKKVRPILAEHCYSCHSVNAEKLQAGLLVDSRASLLTGGDSGASIVPGNADESLLIEAVRYETYEMPPSGKLPESDIQTLEQWVNMGAPWPEEDAPTASALKPEFDLQKRRSEHWCWQPVRKPSGPEVEQQDWPRKEIDQFILSRLESEGLTPAVDAKRSALLRRLYFDLIGLPPTPEQAEKFLNDRSPQAVERLVDELLASPHFGERWGRHWLDLVRYAESRGHEFDHDAPNAFQYRDYIIRALNADVPYDQLVHEHIAGDLLGEPRLHPEKGFNESILGTGFWFLGEWVHSPVDIRKDETDRFDNMIDVMSKTFLGVTVSCARCHDHKFDAISSEDYYALSGFLQSSDYRQVRFESHEQNGKVAAKLEELDARYKSLIAKKLASAGLTLPVAEPLSGEAVETVVVDYSNLASEEYRQDDYIFGKQPRRLGDAYLADLEDRPAIQFAMSDAAVSDSFWNGLVSHSGKALSHLGRLVLPQSGRTLRTPTFRLTDGQITCRVKGSGHVFACVDSHRMINGPLHGETIKKISKGSRWVDLDLSRYVGHRLHLEFTPEKDSTLEVMLVIQGATQAVRQQLNAREEIIRRLMKRYSEAARQHLAKEAEEIAHIWAAERAKLQSQVMQRSHLAMTMADGTGEDDHLLIRGNSSKPGNLVPRRFLTAISGGQPLSIGTGSGRLELAKQITDPENPLTTRVIANRVWHYLMGRGIVPTTDDFGVLGQKPTHPELLDHLATKFVEQDQSIKQLIRYIVLSRTYQMSSHIQPDAVAADPKNLTWHHRPPKRLEGEVIRDALLAISGRLDTKQFGEPVPVHLTSFMGGRGRPKKSGPRDGAGRRSIYLAVRRNFLSPTMLAFDTPAPFSTMGRRNVSNVPAQALILMNNPLVVELSGQWAKRALRTHPTLEGRIDGMYQAAFARLPTEREQQIAREYLQSQAVEHDANLDSQEIWADFAHALVNTKEFIFLP, from the coding sequence GTGACCGTTCGCGCGAACGACGCACTCGAATTCTTCGAGAAGAAAGTTCGCCCCATCCTCGCGGAGCATTGCTACTCCTGCCACAGCGTCAATGCTGAAAAGTTGCAAGCGGGACTGCTCGTTGATAGTCGCGCTAGTTTGCTCACAGGGGGCGACTCCGGGGCGTCGATCGTTCCCGGCAATGCCGATGAGAGTCTGCTGATCGAAGCGGTTCGCTACGAAACCTACGAGATGCCACCCAGCGGCAAGTTGCCCGAGAGCGATATTCAAACGCTTGAGCAATGGGTCAACATGGGGGCACCGTGGCCCGAGGAAGACGCTCCAACGGCAAGTGCCCTGAAGCCCGAGTTCGATTTGCAGAAGAGAAGGTCGGAACATTGGTGCTGGCAGCCAGTGCGAAAGCCGTCGGGCCCTGAGGTTGAACAACAAGACTGGCCGCGCAAAGAGATCGATCAATTCATCCTTTCGCGACTTGAAAGCGAAGGGCTCACACCCGCAGTCGATGCAAAGCGATCGGCACTCTTGCGGCGATTGTATTTCGACCTGATTGGATTGCCGCCGACTCCTGAGCAAGCGGAGAAGTTTCTCAACGATCGTTCGCCGCAGGCGGTTGAGAGGCTTGTCGATGAATTGCTCGCTTCGCCACACTTTGGCGAACGCTGGGGGCGGCATTGGCTCGATCTCGTTCGTTACGCGGAATCGCGTGGCCACGAGTTCGACCACGATGCGCCAAATGCCTTTCAGTACCGTGATTACATCATTCGTGCACTGAACGCCGACGTGCCGTATGACCAGCTTGTTCACGAGCACATCGCCGGGGACTTGCTCGGGGAGCCGCGGCTGCATCCCGAGAAAGGGTTCAATGAATCGATTCTTGGCACTGGCTTTTGGTTTCTCGGTGAGTGGGTCCACTCACCCGTGGACATTCGCAAAGATGAGACGGATCGCTTTGACAACATGATCGATGTGATGTCGAAAACCTTTCTTGGGGTGACGGTGTCATGCGCACGGTGCCACGACCACAAGTTCGACGCCATCTCGTCAGAGGATTATTACGCACTGTCGGGTTTTTTACAGAGCAGCGACTATCGGCAAGTGCGTTTTGAGTCTCACGAGCAGAATGGCAAGGTCGCCGCGAAGTTGGAGGAGTTGGATGCAAGGTACAAATCTCTGATCGCGAAGAAGCTGGCATCAGCGGGTCTCACCCTTCCCGTTGCTGAGCCGCTCAGTGGAGAAGCTGTCGAAACCGTGGTTGTCGACTACAGCAACCTTGCTAGCGAAGAATATCGCCAAGACGACTACATCTTCGGCAAGCAGCCACGGCGCTTGGGCGATGCTTACTTAGCGGATTTAGAAGACCGACCTGCTATTCAATTTGCAATGTCCGACGCTGCGGTGAGCGACTCATTCTGGAATGGGCTTGTGTCACACAGCGGCAAAGCCTTAAGCCACTTGGGGCGGCTCGTGTTGCCGCAAAGCGGGAGGACTTTGCGAACGCCCACGTTCAGGCTGACCGACGGCCAGATTACATGTCGCGTGAAAGGCAGCGGACACGTGTTCGCCTGCGTCGACTCTCATCGAATGATCAACGGCCCTTTACATGGCGAGACCATCAAGAAGATTTCGAAGGGCTCCAGATGGGTTGATCTGGACCTCTCTCGCTACGTCGGTCACCGACTGCACCTGGAATTCACTCCTGAAAAGGATAGCACCCTTGAAGTGATGCTTGTGATCCAAGGAGCCACGCAGGCGGTCCGCCAGCAGTTGAATGCTCGCGAGGAAATCATTCGGCGATTGATGAAGCGATATTCGGAAGCTGCCAGGCAGCATCTGGCGAAGGAGGCTGAAGAAATCGCGCACATCTGGGCCGCAGAGCGAGCCAAACTGCAATCGCAGGTCATGCAGCGTTCGCACTTGGCGATGACCATGGCGGATGGCACGGGGGAAGACGACCATCTGCTGATTCGCGGCAATTCCTCGAAGCCAGGAAACCTTGTGCCACGGCGCTTTCTGACGGCAATTTCCGGAGGGCAACCGCTTTCCATTGGTACAGGTAGTGGCCGACTGGAATTGGCAAAGCAGATCACGGATCCCGAAAACCCTTTGACGACACGCGTCATCGCCAACCGTGTTTGGCACTACCTCATGGGCCGCGGCATTGTTCCGACGACCGACGATTTTGGTGTTCTCGGACAGAAGCCTACGCACCCCGAGCTGCTCGACCATCTCGCCACGAAGTTTGTTGAGCAAGACCAGAGCATCAAGCAGCTTATCCGTTACATCGTCTTGTCGCGAACCTACCAAATGTCGAGTCACATACAACCTGACGCAGTCGCCGCTGACCCAAAGAACCTCACTTGGCATCATCGTCCACCGAAGCGGCTCGAAGGTGAAGTAATTCGAGACGCTCTGCTTGCGATTTCAGGGCGCCTTGATACGAAGCAGTTCGGCGAACCTGTTCCGGTTCATCTCACTTCTTTCATGGGCGGCCGCGGTCGCCCCAAGAAGAGCGGGCCACGTGATGGAGCGGGACGACGTTCCATTTATTTGGCGGTAAGGCGGAACTTCCTCTCCCCAACGATGCTCGCGTTCGACACGCCGGCTCCGTTCAGCACCATGGGCCGTCGAAACGTCTCAAATGTTCCTGCGCAAGCGTTGATTCTGATGAACAATCCACTCGTAGTGGAATTGTCGGGACAATGGGCGAAGCGAGCCCTTCGCACGCACCCTACCCTCGAAGGACGCATTGACGGGATGTACCAAGCGGCCTTCGCGAGACTGCCGACGGAGCGCGAACAGCAGATTGCGAGAGAGTATTTGCAGTCCCAAGCCGTCGAGCACGATGCGAATCTCGACAGCCAAGAGATTTGGGCCGACTTCGCGCACGCACTCGTGAATACAAAAGAGTTCATCTTTCTCCCATGA
- a CDS encoding DUF1501 domain-containing protein — MLRRCGSGFGAVALAALQCDQAFSSASATSVKQGTAGHGPHHPVRAKNVIFLYMDGGPSQIDTFDPKPLLAKYDGQDPGALFDVKPTQFNNNGNVLASPWKFKQYGESGIPVSDLFPHVATCADELAVVRSMVSEFPEHTFANYFLHTGSGLQGRPSMGAWVNYGLGSECQDLPGFVVINGGLIPPGGVDCFGSGFLPASYQGSVFKPTGTGVANVQRTEPSDLRQRDKLSLVSSLDNLVAEQFGQHDSLESAIRNYELACSMQIAVPEIMSISDEPAHIRRMYGLDSKYEHTKTYGAQCLLARRMIERGVRFIELTCPNTGGDRWDQHSDLKKGHENNALAVDQPIAALLKDLRQRGLLDETLVVWAGEFGRTPFAQGKNGRDHNQYGFTVWMAGGGVKPGTIYGATDEWGYKAIENRLEIHDLHATMLHLMGVDHTRSTFRFGGRDMRLTDVKGHVVHPLIA, encoded by the coding sequence ATGTTGCGCCGCTGCGGCAGCGGGTTTGGAGCCGTAGCGCTGGCGGCGTTGCAATGCGATCAAGCATTCAGCAGCGCCTCAGCGACATCGGTGAAGCAAGGGACGGCTGGGCATGGTCCCCATCATCCGGTTCGGGCGAAGAACGTCATCTTTCTGTACATGGATGGCGGACCATCTCAGATCGATACCTTCGACCCCAAGCCGTTGTTGGCCAAGTACGATGGGCAAGATCCCGGAGCGTTGTTCGACGTAAAGCCGACGCAATTCAACAACAATGGCAACGTGCTGGCGAGCCCTTGGAAGTTCAAGCAATACGGCGAGTCGGGCATCCCTGTCAGCGACCTTTTCCCCCATGTTGCCACCTGTGCTGATGAACTTGCGGTGGTCCGCTCGATGGTTTCAGAGTTTCCTGAGCACACATTTGCGAACTACTTTCTCCATACTGGGAGCGGATTGCAGGGTCGGCCCAGCATGGGGGCTTGGGTGAACTACGGCCTCGGAAGCGAGTGCCAAGACCTCCCGGGTTTTGTCGTCATCAATGGCGGCCTGATTCCCCCGGGTGGCGTGGACTGTTTTGGAAGTGGTTTTCTCCCGGCGAGCTATCAGGGCTCGGTCTTCAAGCCAACAGGCACGGGAGTCGCCAACGTCCAGCGAACCGAACCATCAGACTTGAGGCAGCGTGACAAGCTCTCCCTAGTCAGCAGCTTAGACAACTTGGTAGCGGAGCAATTTGGCCAGCACGACAGTCTCGAGTCAGCCATCCGCAACTACGAGCTTGCCTGCTCGATGCAAATAGCCGTTCCCGAGATCATGTCGATCAGTGACGAGCCAGCACACATCCGACGGATGTACGGCCTGGACTCGAAGTACGAGCATACGAAAACGTACGGTGCGCAGTGTCTTCTAGCCCGTCGAATGATCGAACGAGGCGTTCGCTTTATCGAGCTCACCTGTCCCAACACCGGCGGGGATCGCTGGGACCAACACAGTGACTTGAAGAAGGGGCATGAGAACAACGCGCTGGCTGTTGACCAGCCGATCGCAGCCCTGTTGAAAGACCTTCGGCAGCGAGGCCTGCTTGATGAAACACTCGTCGTCTGGGCGGGCGAATTCGGCAGGACACCCTTCGCCCAAGGGAAGAACGGACGCGACCACAACCAGTACGGCTTTACCGTCTGGATGGCTGGGGGCGGAGTGAAGCCAGGAACGATCTACGGCGCTACCGACGAGTGGGGCTACAAGGCCATCGAGAACCGTCTTGAGATCCACGACCTTCATGCCACGATGTTGCACTTGATGGGCGTCGATCATACACGCTCGACCTTCCGCTTCGGCGGTCGCGACATGCGTTTGACGGATGTGAAGGGCCACGTCGTCCACCCGCTGATTGCTTAA
- a CDS encoding methyltransferase domain-containing protein, translated as MNSREKPTWKLPPGVSRGTWDYVHSESIATEYDHYFSHNTLFDFDGQILRESFQGPSLVADLGCGTGRALIPLIEAGHRGLAVDLSLPMLAEVRAKSQQGDLRIDCLQANLVELDCLADESVDNAMCMFSTLGMIRGRNSRRQFLSHARRILKPDGRFVLHVHNYWYNLRDPGGPWWLLKNLVTAPFQKELELGDKWFPYRGLPSMFLHVFRWRELARDLRVAGFEIERCVPLDATRRHTLKWPWLLGTLRTNGWIVVCRKGN; from the coding sequence GTGAACTCCCGAGAAAAACCCACCTGGAAGCTCCCACCCGGCGTCTCGCGAGGAACTTGGGACTACGTCCACAGCGAGTCAATCGCCACCGAGTACGACCACTACTTCTCCCACAATACACTGTTCGACTTTGATGGCCAAATCCTCAGAGAATCGTTCCAAGGACCAAGCCTAGTGGCCGACCTGGGTTGCGGCACAGGGCGGGCGCTCATCCCGCTGATAGAAGCAGGGCATCGTGGACTCGCCGTGGATCTCTCACTGCCGATGCTCGCAGAAGTTCGTGCGAAGAGTCAACAGGGAGACCTTCGGATCGATTGCCTCCAAGCAAATCTCGTCGAGCTTGATTGCCTCGCCGACGAATCGGTCGACAACGCGATGTGCATGTTCAGCACCTTAGGAATGATTCGCGGTCGCAACAGCCGTCGGCAATTCCTTTCTCATGCTCGTCGCATATTAAAGCCCGACGGGCGTTTCGTACTGCATGTCCACAACTATTGGTACAACCTCCGCGACCCCGGCGGACCTTGGTGGTTGCTAAAGAACCTAGTGACGGCTCCATTCCAAAAGGAACTTGAGTTAGGTGATAAGTGGTTCCCCTATCGCGGACTGCCCAGCATGTTCCTCCACGTGTTCCGCTGGAGAGAGTTAGCCCGAGACCTACGCGTCGCTGGGTTTGAGATCGAACGCTGTGTACCGCTCGACGCCACGCGACGCCATACGCTGAAATGGCCCTGGCTGTTGGGAACACTGCGGACGAATGGCTGGATTGTCGTTTGCCGCAAGGGGAACTAA
- the gap gene encoding type I glyceraldehyde-3-phosphate dehydrogenase — protein MAIKVAINGFGRIGRLTFRNLMQRSSEFEVVGINDLTDNKMLAHLLKYDSTHGRFDGEVSHDDESLTVNGKKIAAMAVRNPAELPWGDMGVDVVVESTGIFTGRAADGKPGYDSHLEAGAKRVVLSAPAKDGADLTCVLGVNDDKLTADLKCISNASCTTNCLAPVAKVLHENFGIEKGLMTTVHAYTNDQPTQDQPHKDPYRARAAAMNIIPTSTGAAKAVGLVIPELQGKLTGIALRVPVVTGSVVDLTVNLGKSVSEADVNSAIKAAAEGPLKGVLKYTEDPIVSTDIVGDPHSSIFAADFTQVMDGNMLKVVSWYDNEWGYSSRTADLIARIAQF, from the coding sequence GTGGCAATTAAAGTCGCTATTAACGGTTTCGGTCGTATTGGCCGCCTGACCTTCCGCAATTTGATGCAGCGTTCCAGTGAGTTTGAGGTCGTCGGCATCAACGACCTGACCGACAACAAGATGCTTGCTCATCTGCTGAAGTACGACAGCACCCACGGACGTTTTGATGGCGAGGTCAGTCACGACGATGAAAGCCTCACCGTCAACGGCAAGAAGATCGCCGCGATGGCCGTTCGCAACCCCGCGGAGCTCCCTTGGGGTGACATGGGTGTCGACGTGGTTGTCGAAAGCACAGGCATCTTCACAGGTCGTGCCGCTGACGGCAAGCCTGGTTACGACTCGCACCTCGAAGCGGGTGCCAAGCGAGTTGTGCTGAGTGCTCCCGCCAAAGATGGTGCCGACCTGACCTGTGTGCTTGGCGTCAACGACGACAAGCTTACTGCCGATCTCAAGTGCATCAGCAATGCAAGCTGCACTACCAACTGCTTGGCCCCTGTCGCCAAGGTGCTGCACGAGAACTTTGGCATCGAGAAGGGTTTGATGACGACCGTTCACGCCTACACGAACGATCAGCCGACTCAGGATCAGCCACACAAGGATCCTTATCGTGCCCGTGCCGCGGCGATGAACATCATCCCCACCAGCACTGGTGCCGCGAAGGCCGTCGGCTTGGTTATTCCTGAGCTGCAAGGCAAGCTTACGGGTATCGCACTCCGCGTGCCTGTGGTGACCGGCAGTGTCGTTGACCTGACCGTGAACCTCGGCAAGAGTGTCAGCGAAGCTGACGTGAATAGTGCCATCAAGGCCGCTGCTGAAGGGCCGCTCAAGGGCGTTCTCAAATACACCGAAGACCCGATCGTTTCGACAGACATCGTGGGCGATCCGCACAGCTCGATCTTCGCTGCCGACTTCACGCAGGTGATGGACGGCAACATGCTGAAGGTCGTGAGCTGGTACGACAACGAGTGGGGCTACAGCAGCCGCACCGCCGACTTGATTGCACGCATTGCTCAGTTCTAA
- a CDS encoding ferritin, whose product MLSPVVQEAINKQINNELFSSYSYLSMAAWCEYEQFVGCGHWLRLQSQEENAHAMRLYDFLRMRNGRVQLYPIEAPEHNYESIVDVFENALAQEEKVTAQIDALYELAFKEKAFAALVEMEWFITEQVEEEKTTREVLHKLKLVKDDPASLIDIDREMGERSGEGGGDEG is encoded by the coding sequence ATGCTCAGCCCTGTCGTTCAAGAAGCGATCAACAAGCAGATTAACAACGAGCTCTTCTCCTCCTACAGCTACCTTTCGATGGCTGCCTGGTGCGAGTATGAGCAATTCGTTGGATGCGGCCATTGGCTCCGCTTGCAAAGCCAGGAAGAGAACGCCCATGCCATGCGGCTTTATGATTTCCTCCGCATGCGAAACGGGCGAGTCCAGCTCTACCCCATCGAGGCTCCAGAGCACAACTACGAATCCATTGTCGATGTTTTCGAGAATGCTCTCGCCCAAGAAGAAAAAGTGACCGCACAGATCGACGCGCTGTACGAACTGGCTTTCAAAGAGAAAGCATTTGCCGCTCTTGTCGAGATGGAATGGTTCATTACTGAGCAAGTCGAAGAAGAGAAAACCACCCGCGAAGTTCTTCACAAATTAAAGCTCGTGAAAGACGATCCGGCCTCGCTCATCGACATTGATCGAGAAATGGGCGAACGTTCCGGCGAAGGCGGAGGCGACGAAGGCTAG
- a CDS encoding VCBS repeat-containing protein yields the protein MKKATNNATASTAKPKVILLTLVFLLVVAAIAAVPILNRMNRQQAMRQMKEDLNSKLDAVGSSQRESESTVRGIVSSEELILELTPKIRPLARSLFNLQLPDDSADALFSDQVEIVGRLESPAKDKALPNGLVTRTWNLSTDKERSSRENLTLWNRLFERAKYLENGKFYFIKGAFAEGKPDEFHAVVGSSGLVQYRDDRRSSWSAKLKLIWTRNDSLKEESRWQISSWKTDSFKTIESESPLFADVLSPALPEDSSYERATFSQHEKMTSDLLQGKQIDRSEGDNYPFFFAEVTLEHPGVAVVDIDQDGLDDAFIAMQHGQNLLFRNRGDGTFEEVAAEYGLDATGNSSSAIFADFDNDGDPDLFLGRPRHRGQYYVNDQGSFVEGSSELIATDLPYMISSISAADYNGDGLLDVYLSTYSPLENMHQFMKSGLPIWAKQYLSGSEIEEFKRRISKTHLYLGRPGPPNMLLTNVGDGKFELAKENDQIQLWRKSFQATWSDFDSDGDPDLYVSNDYGPDNFLRNDGSKGFTDITQEAGLDAMGFGMGVSWGDYDNNGQFDLYVSNMFSKAGQRITSRVDGIDSRFRDMAAGNFLYRYEDQKFKRVSGPEKTDLQVEKAGWSWGGQFLDFNNDGYQDIYAASGFYTAPADIAVDMDL from the coding sequence GTGAAGAAAGCCACCAACAACGCGACGGCCTCCACTGCGAAGCCAAAAGTAATTTTGCTTACCCTGGTATTTTTGCTCGTGGTGGCAGCGATCGCTGCTGTGCCGATTCTTAACAGAATGAATCGGCAGCAGGCGATGCGGCAAATGAAGGAAGATCTGAATAGCAAGCTAGATGCTGTCGGCAGTTCGCAGCGCGAGAGCGAGTCGACGGTGCGGGGTATCGTTAGTTCGGAAGAGCTTATCCTCGAACTGACACCGAAGATCCGTCCGCTAGCAAGAAGCTTGTTTAACTTGCAACTGCCGGATGACTCGGCAGACGCGCTCTTCTCAGATCAGGTAGAAATCGTCGGCCGCCTGGAGAGTCCTGCAAAGGACAAGGCTCTGCCGAACGGACTTGTGACGCGAACTTGGAACCTTAGTACTGACAAAGAACGTTCCTCACGCGAAAACTTGACGCTTTGGAACAGACTTTTTGAGAGGGCGAAGTATCTGGAAAACGGCAAGTTCTATTTCATCAAAGGGGCGTTCGCCGAGGGAAAGCCAGATGAGTTTCATGCGGTGGTCGGCTCTTCAGGGTTGGTGCAATACCGTGACGATCGCAGATCTTCTTGGAGTGCGAAACTGAAACTGATCTGGACACGCAACGATTCACTAAAAGAAGAATCGCGTTGGCAGATCAGTTCCTGGAAAACCGATTCGTTCAAGACGATCGAATCAGAGAGTCCCTTGTTTGCCGATGTGCTGAGCCCTGCATTGCCGGAGGATTCAAGTTACGAGCGAGCGACGTTCTCGCAGCACGAGAAGATGACGTCGGACCTGCTGCAAGGGAAGCAAATCGATCGCTCTGAGGGTGACAATTATCCGTTCTTTTTCGCGGAAGTGACGCTCGAACATCCTGGTGTCGCTGTGGTGGATATCGACCAAGATGGTTTGGACGACGCGTTCATCGCCATGCAACACGGGCAGAATCTGCTGTTTCGGAATCGGGGCGACGGAACCTTCGAAGAGGTCGCAGCCGAGTATGGACTGGATGCTACCGGGAATTCGTCCTCCGCAATCTTCGCTGACTTCGATAATGATGGTGACCCCGATTTATTCTTGGGACGCCCGCGTCATCGTGGGCAATACTACGTGAATGATCAGGGCTCGTTCGTTGAGGGTTCCAGCGAGCTCATTGCCACGGATCTTCCCTACATGATCTCTTCGATTTCCGCCGCCGATTACAACGGCGACGGACTGCTGGACGTCTATCTCTCGACATATAGTCCGCTGGAGAACATGCACCAGTTCATGAAGAGCGGTTTGCCGATCTGGGCCAAGCAATATCTCTCAGGTTCTGAAATCGAAGAATTCAAGCGGCGAATCAGCAAGACTCATCTCTATTTGGGTCGCCCCGGGCCTCCGAACATGTTGCTCACGAATGTTGGGGACGGAAAGTTCGAGTTGGCCAAGGAAAACGACCAGATACAGCTTTGGCGGAAGTCGTTTCAGGCGACTTGGTCGGATTTCGACTCCGACGGTGATCCTGACCTCTACGTCTCAAACGACTACGGCCCGGACAACTTCCTCCGAAATGATGGGAGCAAAGGCTTCACCGACATCACCCAGGAAGCCGGTCTCGACGCGATGGGTTTCGGGATGGGAGTGTCGTGGGGTGATTACGACAATAATGGGCAGTTTGACCTTTACGTTTCCAATATGTTTAGCAAGGCAGGACAACGCATCACTAGTCGCGTCGATGGAATCGACTCAAGGTTTCGCGACATGGCTGCGGGTAATTTTCTCTATCGGTACGAGGATCAGAAGTTTAAGCGAGTCTCTGGGCCAGAGAAAACCGACTTGCAGGTTGAAAAAGCCGGATGGTCTTGGGGAGGGCAGTTCCTCGACTTCAATAACGATGGCTACCAAGATATCTACGCGGCTAGCGGATTCTATACCGCGCCCGCCGATATTGCCGTCGACATGGATTTGTGA